aAGGGAATATTATAGATTTAAGGCATACGTGTTACGGCCTTTTAAAGTGTCTCATTATGTGCCAAATCCTCCCTGTGGATTGTGATAAtggttaaaatcatttttaaatggcagtatttttcaaaataataaacttttaaactCAATATTGGTCAACATTTTACTGCAGTTCTTATTGGTGGACTGGCAAACATATTGACCGTTcacattaaatttgaaacagAATAGCTAATGTctgattattttatgataataagagTGCTCCATATATACGGGTATTGGCCATAGAATGGTTCTGCTTAAAGGGGCtgcactccgtatgatgaaatagcggataaaaaaagaaaattgtcgaaagctgacataaacttggtatcaatgtgtacaatgcattgaaacttactaactgaagtaccacatagtttaaaattaatttatcattgcatttttttttcgtatttttccatttaaaaaaatactaggtatgtctagtctacctagtagaattaattccttttacgtgattggctagtcgatgttatcatgtgatattaccaagttagatacatagcttaaatattccaaccatttagggtaagccttcgtagcacagtggatacaacactaggctgcaattttggcgacattGGTTCGAACCTGGTCTCTGAcccaattttattttaaattgatgtattttttttttaaattttgatataaagagtaaaacatattattaaatatttgttctgagattcgttaggcttacagaaaaaaacttttttttgtgcGAATCTCAGGTGTAATGTCCCTTTAacagatttcatatttgtttttaaatgcatcattttgttttgttttaagactaatttttaatacttataatgAATGAATCATCAAACAATGAGAGCTTTGCTTGTAGATGATAATGCTAGTTCATTCGAGTGTGGATGAGGGCAAGTCATTATCTTTTTTAGCCTTGAAAATGGTTCTGTTAGTCTTCAGATTTGTGTTCAGATATATGGAAGTAAATTTATGTTCAAGATCTTTTCATGACAACAGTAACACAACCATGGCTGTCATGAATCAAGACAAGCCCTTGAAAGATTTatctgaaagaaaaacaatgacaacacaatcttaaaaacaaaaatgcgGTAAAATAGACTTTAAtacaaaacttatttcaatGACACATTGTTTCAGCTCATTATAAACccaaaagaagaaaacaatatgtcaaAAACGGGTCATGAACATACTAGCATCTTCATGTATTCATAATGCTTCCATTTCTAATgcttatacatacatgtatttcagcgGACGCCCAAACAAATGCTTGATTGAAAGGGGTTAAATGTTCTCCTAGCTGTGCTTATATAAAGCttgaacatttaattttcataaaaactaacaaataaacaattaccTGTACTTAATTTAAGAACAAGCATAACAACCTTTTatataagtcttcatttaagactaaaacattgcaattttaaataattctgTGCTTGCCTAGGCATGCATTAATACCTATGAGGAATGTAACGCCAGTAAGGCCGGTGTGactataaaagttaaaatttgaCGTAAGATTTTTGTTAAATACAGTACTATATAATTGAACTGATACAATTTGCATGCAGTGTTACACATAGCCCAAGGTTAGCCAAAACCAACCCATTTCACATTTTGGAAATGTTTGTGGTTAAGACAGGTATTTCATTCATAAACTATTTGAGTGGCCACATAAATCCTTCCCAATCAATGAATGTGTCAGTGTACATTCATATATGTAATCTGCACATAcatcaaaataatgtaaatattatgcaattatgcgtacaaaaaataaatatttcacagaaCAGGTGTATCTAAATTCCGACAACTCACATGTTTAACAGTAATGCACATTTTAGCAAAGGGGAAAAGGTCACAGCAAAGTGTTTGTTGAGTTCTATATTTGCTAAGCATTAAAACTGTGCTGAAAACAAGTGGACTCATTCAAGCCAGGGATTGCTCCTTTCACCCCTGTTTGTATTTACTATCAGGATTCAACATTTCTTTTGAGTGAAATGTTTGGTATTTAtgtaacaatatttacaccCTGTCAACAAAAGTTTCCTTATATGAAGGAAAGAAACGGCTGccttgatttaatgcaataaaaatgatCGACAACCACCACAGCTTCAGACATCAATGAGCTCATATTgggaataataaattgaattttacCTGCATTATATTAGGTTTGTAACAATCAATATACGAACCTTATTAATGGAATTCCTAAGGCTGAAATGAATGATAATCAATATATccaaatcattatatatttcgtatactataaaacattttcaggCCTAACAATTGGCCATTTTTATATAGCCTTCAAGATTAGGACAGGCTTTacaaaacattctttttatgtATATGAATTATGTATTAGAAATTGAAATCCCCAGAGATTAGTAACGGCACATTGACATCAACTGACTGaagtttgtttaattatctCAATCGATGTGACATTTGCCACTGCCTATAATATCACActataagaaaatattaaatgttaccagctgaaaaatattattgtgtTCTAAATCCCGGAAATCCTGGGAGCACAGCAAGCTGTTGTTTCTAGAACAATCACTGAGTGACGGTAGTTGTATACTGgactttaaatattaaagcttcactctcacagaatttgaacgttttaacaacttttttatttgttgtcttggaacgagccaatttttgtgtaaatatctgcaaaccagtgatataggaatgctgacaaaatcagatcgcagtttatcatatttgagTTCAAAAGTTgacgttttatgcatttttctgaaaccgttagtaacgcttttagctgtaaaacattaattttcaaacggaaatatgagaATCTGTGATAtggtcttttgtcagcagtctgatatcactggttcgcagatatttacacaaaaattggctctttcaaagacaaaataaaaaaaagtggtcaaaatggtaaatctgtgagagctatagtgcagctttaacagatAAATTTCCTTTTCTGCACAAGGGTTTTAAAATATGCTTgtcttgcttttatttttagccaggaagaaaatgtatgaatgaatgaaaaaaaacagcAGCCATGAATGTCAGATTAAGGCAAGTCAAAAATCACTTTTCTCTAAGGCCAATAAAAAACTCTTTTATTCCTCTTACATCTCCAAAAAATAGGGAAGGTAGGTTGGCATACCTGTTCTTttaaatggtcaaattttaacatgtacCCTCAAAAATGCACATGTTAAAGGAAATAACACAAACTAACAGAAAAGAACATAGAATTTTTTAGACTTGTTCAAGTACAAGGTGGTAGACagtattatgttttaagttCTGCAacagtatattaaaacatacctGACAACAAtcctataaaaaaaaacatactcttTTAACAAAACTCTTGAGAATACATAAATTTGTCACTTAACAGCCTCCTTAaattttgtatacaaaaaaaggtattttacTAGTTTTTATGtcacaaaataaaagtaaatgataaatatgatgcTTGCTTCAATTTTCACTACAACTGAGACAATTATTCTCCACTAGTCCGGGAGATGATGCAAGGTTAAATGGACCAGAAGGTCTATCTAGTAGATGATACACCCTCAAGATAATGTACACCATCCCTCCCACCCACTTACTAATGGTATTGTTGttgtaaatgtcacttaaacAGATACAAACACTTTAACCTACACTGGACACAATATCAACCAAATTTTTCAGCAATTTGGCAAATTACTTTACCTACAAATTGCTATAAGTCACGAATTGGTATGAAGCCAGtgattgtttaaacatgtatgtagtgtgaataaaaaacaactatGGACAGAATGTAACTTCTGATAAGTTTAAAGCCTGATCTCGCTCATGTTTActgtctgaaaaaaaaatggttatcctgttaatgcatatatataatactttagATACTTCATATCATTTTACCACATTTACAAACCACAAAAGTCCctttaagaaaatattactATACATGTGCtcaatcataactttaaaatatcacataatccaaaaacaaattatttatcattaagctccttttaagttaatatataaatacttgtAGTTTGCCATTCAATGAACTGTCAATTAATTTTTCTGATTTAATAAGCTGGTTaccttcaaatttaaatttgattgctggatttaaaatattttcctcaAATTTAAACTgctatttattgtaatacaatCTGAAGCAGCATTCTCTAGACTTTAGTAATATACAAACACTGTACCCTATGTTTCAAGAATCTCGAAGTTTGAATAATCATGCACGTGCTCGTTATCACGTGCAGGCTAGTCTCCGAAAACGTTCaacagaaataaacaacaagcAGATTCTCATATCTTCATACAAACAgctaaaaagtaaacaaacttgAAATACCTACCTACACACTGAATTATCATATCATGTGCATCACTGTTTATTAAACCATGGCATGTGTACTTGTATTTCGAcaaatatacaagtatatatacataaaatatttatataaactaaaGTCGAATGATAGAAAAAAGAACTGGCACTTCGTTAATCCGACAATTTTCGTACACGTGTGAATGAACGTATTTACAGTAAATATCACAAGCACATTGGTCCCAAAAAGTGTGCCGGTGTTATCAGGTCACAGGTAAACATGGATGTTACACCGGTGTTTTTTCGCCGACTTCAAAATCAGTATAGGTAACTCCTCCCATTAGGGTTGACGACCAAAAAAGACAGTTAAGGGTTATCTCCCTTAAATAGGTTGTAAAGAATTTAACAAGTGATTTCCTGCATATATAGCCTCACTCTGTCCTGCTGTTTTGTAATTTCCAACGTTGACCGATCCTTGAGACCaacttacatgtacatgtatatcttccGGAACCGTATATTGGTCCCAGCCCAATCCAACATCAAGGCTGGGTCTAACGTGCGCATGGATCGTTCAGTATTTCAGAGtggaaatatttcatacaatgttTATTATGCACAAACAAATAcctataaataataaactttcacttacaaatgtttgcaaaactAGCGGGCATAGCCAAATGTTTTCCGACAAGTCCGGTTTTCGAATAGGTTCGATTttctgttgttgatttttttataattcctGAACACGTTCGATCGACCAAAACCTTTCCGCAAATAGAGTGGGATGCAATAACTGACATTCATGATTGAACAAGTGGGtgattcttttttaattattttaatcgtCACATCATCATGAGCGGATCCAGGATTTTCCGCTGACGTCCTAAGTATTGACCAACACTCGATCAAAAAGTATGAGGGAAGTCGCTGTTAACTTTTAAGATTTGGAATCATAATAGTCACTTATCTGGTAAAAACAGGGACTTGAAGTAGGCTCAAGTCGTTCAAGTAAGGTCATCTACTGTATTGTATTttgacttaaataaataaaaagcttgCAGTTGTACATAGCTAATGTTTCTGTGTTATGTCATACCGACTGAAAATTTGATTTGGACAACACGTTCTATACAATTATGTGTAATTGCATTCTATCGAAACATAAGTAATAGTATCGGACAAGCCATTATCTAAACAGCCTTATTAAATACCCCATTTTCATTGCACAAATGTATTATAAAGACATAAAGGCTTAACTTAACGCCAGACAGCGGAGAAGAACAGTTGGACATTTTTAACTATTTCGCATTATTCTGATTATTAGTTTTACCAACTGAGGGAGACCAGCCATGGCGTGTGTACTGAAGGCAATACGAGGCCGAAGATGACAGACACCAAGGACTGACGAATCGTCATGAGATGACACTCTGGCGGTCGCAGAGGAGTACCCTTAGGATGGGCTAGTAAGATGgtcttttattaaacagaagACTTGTAAATAATGCTTTTACAACTCgttttaatattctttattGTACATGGAGCAGCACGAGTCattggttttgtttttctgtttttagaCTATTATGTTTTTGATAGTTGTCATTATGGGCAAATCTGATCATTTGTCTATGCCCGTCTGCATGTAATATTAGGCTACTGTGCAACATGTATTCTGATAGGTTGACAAGTATAGTACTTGATAAGTAtagtcttcttcttcttcttcttcttcttcttcttcttcttcttcttcttcttcttcttcttcttcttcttcttcttcttcgtttGGTGGTGGTAtccggcgagtgctccgataagattgttagtcatacAAGGTTTTGAGTATAGTTTACAGACAAAATGTATCTCTGGGTAGAGTTACCCTGGTTCTTTTATAGCACTGTCTCACGGGACCATCATTTAACGTCCCTCTCGGAAGACGATTCGCATTTGATAGTGGTGCAGCGGGATATCAAACCTAcaacccctggattgacagtcaagtgtgttaccactagaccacggatccgccacaggACTGTGGCGTACATACAGCGTTAAGTCTAAATAACACACAGAAGCGGGCGTGTGCGGGGCGTACTACGTCCCTCGGGTAAGACATATCTACCGCctaactaaaatatttatattaataggAGTGCCATTTTTGCCATATTTGTATGAGTtcatgatataaaacaaaagaataCAACGAAAAAGAACATTGACATGTTTTGAGTCCATATCATCGGTTGTGGTTTGTCAacataaatgacaaaacatcCACATTTATTTGCTTGAAcaacatattaattatataattctaGACTGCGTACAgattatcttaaaatatttataaagtgGTATAACaacttgtaaaaaaatgtaaaaatctatgaataaagaagaagaaatgGATAAACAACATGactacataaataaaattagaaATGGATTAACAGGAACAGGAGGAATATCATGATATTGAACGATCacttttaatattatgtttgtaagtGTCTTTATAATTGTCTGTCTGTAAATCTGCCGGCCTCGGTCTCAGTACTTGTACTTCCCGCATTTAGATAAGAAGATCCAAATATATGGCCATGCCGAAATCCTTGTCTTGCCcactgacaaaaataaaaaagtacccgtatgcaaaaaaaataattaaaatatattttgataactctgttttgtttaactaagtagggagaaaagcatctaccatggtcGCCCGTGTTAAGTATACCTGTTTGTCTCGGTGTCAGTGATTGTATACCTGTCCTTCTCGGTGTCAGTGATTGTATACCAGTCTGTCTCGGTGTCAGTGATTTTATACCTTCTTCATAGGTGTAAGTGATTGTATACCCGTCTGTCTTGGTGTCAGTGATTGTATACCTGTCCTTCTCGGTGTCAGTGATTGTATACCTGTCCTTCTCGGTGTCAGTGATTGTATACCTGTCTGTCTCGGTGTCAGTGATTGTATACCTGTCTGTCTCGGTGTCAGTGATTGTATACCAGTCTGTCTCGGTGTCAGTGATTGTATACCTGTCTGTCTCGGTGTCAGTGATTGTATACCTGTCTGTCTCGAGGTCAGTGATTGTATACCTGTCTGTCTCGGTGTCAGTGATTGTATACCTGTCTGTCTCGGTGTCAGTGATTGTATACCTGTCTGTCTCGGTGTCAGTGATTGTATACCTGTCTGTCTCGGTCTCAGTGATTTAATACCTTCTTCATAGGTGTAAGTGATTGTCTTAAGGTGTCAGTATTTGTATACCAGTCTGTCGCGTTGTCAGTGATCATCAGTATAAACCTGTCACTGTCTGTCAGGCTCGCTGTCAGTGATATATACCGTCATCAATCAGTCTCGGTATTCAGTGATTGTATACCAGACGGTCTCGGGCTCAGTGATTGTATACCTGTCTGTCTCAGTGTCAGTGATTGTACACCTGCCGTCTCTATGTCAGTAATTCCATACCAGTCTGTCTCGGTGTCAGTGATTGTATACCTGTCTGTCCCGGTGTCAATTATTGTATACTTGTCTGTCTTGGTCTCAGTGATTGTATACCTGTCTGGCTCAGTGTCAGTGATTGTATACCAGACTGTCTCGGTGTCATTGATTGTATACAAGACTGTCTCGGTGTCAGTGATTGTATACCAGTCTGTCTCGGTGTCATTGATTGTATATAAGACTGTCTCGGTGTCAGTGATTGTATACCAGTCTGTCTTGGTCTCAGTGATTGTATACCAGACGGTCTCGGACTCAGTGATTGTATACCTGTCTGTCTCGGTGTCATTGATTGTATACAAGACTGTCTCGGTGTCAGTGATTGTATACCAGTCTGTCTCGGTGTCATTGATTGTATACAAGACTGTCTCGGTGTCAGTGATTGTATACCAGTCTGTCTTGGTCTCAGTGATTGTATACCAGTCTGACTCAGTGTAAGTGATTGTATACCAGACTGTCTCGGTGTCATTGATTGTATACCAGTCTGTCTCGGTGTCAGTGATTGTATACCAGTCTGTCTCGGTGTCAGTGATTGTATACAAGACTGTCTCGGTGTCAGTGATTGTATACCAGTCTGTCTCGACGTCAGTGATTGCATATCTGTTTATCACGGTGTAAGTGATTGTAAACCTGTCTGTCTCAGTGTCAGTGATTGTATACCGGTATGTCTCGGTGTCTGTGATTGTATACCGGACTGTCTCAATGTCAGTGATTGTATTACTGTCTGTCGCGGGGTCATTGGTTGTATACCAGTCTGCATCGGTGTCAATGATTGTATACACGTTTGTTGCAATGTTAGTGATTGTATACCACTCTGTGTCGTTGACAGTGATTGTAAACCTGTCTGTCTCGGGGTTAGTTATTGTATACCAGTCTGTCTCGGTATCAGTAAGTGTATATAAGTCTATCTCAGTGTCAGTGATTGTATACCTGTCTGTCTCGGTGTCAGTGATTGAAATTGTATACATTTCTGTCTCGGTGTCAGTGATTGTATACCTGTCTGTCTCGGTGTCAGTGATTGTATACCAGTCTGTCTCGGTGTCAGTGATTGTATACCAGTCTGTCTCAGTGTCAGTGATTGTATACCAGTCTGTCTTGGTGTCAGTGATTGTATACCAGTCTGTCTCGGTGTCAGTGATTGTATACCAGTCTGTCTCGGTATTAGTGATTGTAAAGGTCAGCCTTTCTCGGGTTCAGTGATTGTATACTTGTCTGTCTCAGTGTCAGTGATTGTATGCTAGTCTGTCTTGGTGTCAATGATTGTATACCAGTCTGTCTTGGTGTCATTGATTGTAAACCAGACTGTCTCGGTGTCAGTGATTGTTTACCAGTCTGTCTCATTGCAAGCGATTGTATAGGTCAGCCGTTCTCGGGTTCAGTGATTGTATACCTGTCTGTCTCAGTGTCAGTGATTGTATGCTAGTCTGTATTGGTGTCAATGTTTGTATACCAGTCCGTCTTGGTGTCAGTGATTGTAAACCAGACTATCTCGGTGTCAGTGATTGTTTACCAGTCTGTCTCGTTGCAAGCGATTGCATAGGTCAGCCGTTCTCGGGGTCAGTGATTGTATACCTGTCTGTCTCGGTGCCATTGCTTGTATACCAGACTGTGTCGGTGTCAGTGATTGTACGTATACCAGTTTATCTCGGTGTCAGTGATTGTATACCTGTCTCTCTCGGTGCCATTGCTTGTATACCAGTCTTTCTCGGTATCATCGATTGTACGTATACCAGTCTATCTCGGTGTCCGTGATTATATACAAGTATGTCTCGGTGTCCGTGGTTGTATAGGTCTGCCTGTCGCGGGGTCAGTGATTGTATTACTGTCTTGCTCAGTGTCAGTGATTGCATACCTGTTTGTCTCGGTGTCGGTGATTGTAAACCAGACTGTCTTGGTGTCAGTGATTGTAAACCAGACTGTCTCAGTGTCAGCGATTGTATACCAGTCTATCTTGGTGTCAGTGATTGTTTATCTGCCTGTCTCGGTGTCAGTGATTGTATACCAGTCTGTATCGGTGTCAGTGATTGCATACCTGTTTATCTCGGTGTCAGCAATTGTATACTAGTACATCTCGGTGTCAGTGATTGTATACCAGTCTGTCTCGGTGTCAGTGATTCTATACCAGACTATCTCGGTGTCGGCGATTGTTTACCAGTCTATCTCGGTATCAGCGATTGTATACCAGTCTATCTCGGTGTCCGTGATAGTATACCGGTCTGTCTCGGTGTCCGTAATTGTATACCTGTCTGTCTCAGTGTcatttactgtatatatatcCGCCACGGTGTAGGTGTCTGTCTCTGTTGCAATGACTTGTGTTCGCCAGTGTCAGTGACTGTACCGCCCCGGTGTGTCTGTAAATACGTATGTAGAGATGTTAAAGATGTCTGCACATATGTCTACAAATATATTAGTGACTGTACATTTGTACGACTTGGTGTAAGTGACTGTATCTCTATCCGTCTCGTTTTCAGTGACTGTATATACGTCTGTCTTCGTGTAAGTTACTGTCCATATATCAGCATcggtgttttaaaatgtaaatatttctttatgggtataataaaatgaatacttcatatatttttgtttggtgTCATTGACTGTATAAATGTCTGCCTCGTTGTCATATGTCTATCTCGTGATAAGTGGACTGTATATATTACGTATTGGTGTAAGTTTGTACATATTCTTGTCTGTCTCCTTGTAATTCACTGTATATCTATCTGACACGGTGAACTTGACTGTATAAATGTCTGTCTCGGAGTCAGTGTATGTTTCGGTGTcagttattttatatatgtgtgGTGCAAGTGACTGTATATATGTCTGTCTCGGTGTTAGTGATTATCATGATTTATGTCTTGGTGTAAGTGActgtatataaattatgttagtCCCGGTGTAAGTGACTGTATATATGTCTGTCTCGGTGTGACTATCATGATTTATGTCTTGGTGTAAGTGActgtatataaattatgttagtCCCGGTGTAAGTGACTGTATATATGTCTGTCTCGGTGTGACTATCATGATTTATGTCTTGGTGTAAGTGactgtatataaataatgttagtCCCGGTGTAAGTGACTGTATATATGTCTGTCTCGGTGTGACTATCATGATTTATGTCTTGGTGTAAGTGactgtatataaataatgttagtCCCGGTGTAAGTTACTGTATATATGTCTGTCTCGGTGTGACTATCATGATTTATGTCTTTGTGTAAGTGActgtatataaattatgttagtCCCGGTGTTAgtgatatattgtatatatgtctGCTTCGGTGTCAGTGAATGTATACCTGTATGTCTCGGTGTCAGTGAATGTATACCTGTATGTCTCAGTGTTAGTGATTGTAAACCACTCTGTCTCGGTGTAAGTGATTGTATACCTGTATGTCTCGGTGTCAGTGATAGTACACCAGTCTGTCTCGGTGTCAGTGATTGTATACCTGTCTGTCTCGGTGTCAGTGATTGTATACCAGTCTGTCTTGGTGTCAGTGATTGTATACCTGTCTGCCTCGGTGTCAGTGATTGTATACCAGTCTGTCTCGGTGTCAGTGATTGTATACCTGTCTGCCTCGGTGTCAGTGATTGTTAACCAGTCTGTCTCGGTGTCAGTGATTGTATACCTGTCAGCCTCGGAGTAATTGATTGTAAACCACACTGTCTCGGGGTCAGTGATTGTATACCTGTCTGCCTCGGAGTAATTGATTGTATACCACACTGTCTAGGGGTCAGTGAGTGTATTCCAGTATGCCTCTGTGTTAGTGAGTGTATACCGCACTGTCTTGGGGTCTGTGATTGTATACCAGTCTGTCTCGGTGTCAGGGATTGAATACCATTCTGCCTCGGAGTAAGTGATTGTATACCACACTGTCTTGGTGTCAGTGATTGTATTCTAGTCTGTCTCCGTGTCAGTGATTGAATACCTGTCTTTCTCGGTGTAATTGATTTTATACCAGTTTGTCTCGGTGTCAGTGATTGTATACCTGTCTGCCTCAGTGTTAGTGATTGTAAACCACTCTGTCTCGGTGTCAGTGATTGTATACCAGTCTGTCTCAATGTCAGTGATTATATACCAGTCTGCCTCGGTGTAAGTGATTGTATACCAATCTGTCTCGGGGTCAGTGATTGTATACCTGTCTGTCTCAGTGTCAGAAATTGTATACTTGTCTGTCTTGGTCTCAGTGATTGAATACCACTCTGTCTCAGTGTCAGTGATTGTTAATCAGTCTGTCTCAATGTCAGTGATTATATACCTGTCTGCCTCGGTGTTAGTGATTGTATACCAATCTGTCTCGGGGTCAGTGATTGTATACCTGTCTGTCTCAGTGTCAGAAATTGTATACCAGTCTGTCTCAGGGTCAGTGATTGTATACCTGTCTTCCTCGGGGTAAGTAATTGTATACCACTTTGTCTCAGTGTCAAAGATTGTTAACCAGTCTGTCTCAATGTCAGTGATTGTTAATCAGTCTGTCTCAATGTCAGTGATTATATACCTGTCTGCCTCGGTGTAAGTGATTGTATACCTGTCTGCCTCGGTGTCAGTGATTGTATACCAGTCTGTCTTGGTGTCAGTGATTGTATACCTGTCTGCCTCAGTGTTAGTGATTGTAAACCAGTCTGTCTCAATGTCAGTGATTGTATACCAGTCTGTCTCAATGTCAGTGATTATATACCAGTCTGCCTCGGTGTAAGTGATTGTATACCAATCTGTCTCGGGGTCAGTGATTGTATACCTGTCTGTCTCAGTGTCAGAATTTGTATACCAGTTTGTCTCGGTGTCAGTGACTGTAAACCACTCTGTCTCAGTGTCAGTGATTGTTAATCAGTCTGTCTCAATGTCAGTGATTATATACCTGTCTGCCTCGGTGTTAGTGGTTGTATACCAGTCTGTCTCGGGGTCAGTGATTGTATACCTGTCTGTCTCAGTGTCAGAAATTGTATACCAGTCTGTCTCAGGGTCAGTGATTGTATACCTGTCTTCCTCGGGGTAAGTAATTGTATACCACTTTGTCTCAGTGTCAAAGATTGTTAACCAGTCTGTCTCATTGTCAGTGATTATATACCTGTCTGCCTCGGGGTAAGTGATTGTATACCACACTGTCTCGGGGTCAGTGATTGTATAGCAGTCTGTCTCGGTGTCAGTGATTGCATGCATGTCTGTCTCGGTGTAAGTGATTGTATACCATTCTGCCACGGGGTAAGTGATTGTTGCCTCGGGGTTAGTGATTGTATACCACACTGTCTCGGGGTCAGTGATTTTTTACCAGTCTGTCTCGGTGTCAGTGATTAAATACATGTCTGTCTCGGTGTAAGTGATTGTATACCATTCTGCCCCTGGGTTAGTGATTGTATACCACACTGTCTTGGTGTCCGTGATTGTTACCAGTCTGTCTCGGTGTCAGTGATTGTATACCTGTCTGCCTCAGTGTTAGTGTTTGTATACCTGTCTGTCTCAGTGTCAGTGATTGTATACCACTCTGTCTCAGTGTCAGTGATTGAATACATGTCTGTCTCGGTGTAAGTGATTGTATACCAGTCTGTCTCGATGTCAGTGATTGTATACCAGTCTGTATCGGTGTCAGTGATTTTATACCACTTTGTCTCAGTGTCAGTGATTGTATACCCTCTATCTCGGTGTCGGTGATTGAATACATGTCTGTCTCGGTGTAAGTGATTGTATACCAGTCTGTCTCGGTGTCAGTGATTGTATACCAGTCTGTCTCGGTGTCAGTGATTGTATACCTGTCTGTCTTAATGCCAGTGATTGTATACCAGTCTGCCTCGGGGTTAGTGATTGTATACCACA
Above is a genomic segment from Mya arenaria isolate MELC-2E11 chromosome 2, ASM2691426v1 containing:
- the LOC128215780 gene encoding clumping factor A-like, with protein sequence MYTISITDTETDRYTITDTEIDLYTLTDTETDWYTITNPETDRFTITVNDTEWYTITNIATNVYTIIDTDADWYTTNDPATDSNTITDIETVRYTITDTETYRYTITDTETDRFTITYTVINRYAITDVETDWYTITDTETVLYTITDTETDWYTITDTETDWYTINDTETVWYTITYTESDWYTITETKTDWYTITDTETVLYTINDTETDWYTITDTETVLYTINDTETDRYTITESETVWYTITETKTDWYTITDTETVLYTINDTETDWYTITDTETVLYTINDTETVWYTITDTEPDRYTITETKTDKYTIIDTGTDRYTITDTETDWYGITDIETAGVQSLTLRQTGIQSLSPRPSGIQSLNTETD